The Montipora capricornis isolate CH-2021 chromosome 3, ASM3666992v2, whole genome shotgun sequence genome window below encodes:
- the LOC138042061 gene encoding uncharacterized protein: MLSEPVTTKHATHIESLWNRSTSNDQMMYNTWSFHGEQRDTSSWDHEAVKKRISRTPREVQASIPTATEVTNQDLFNGNNSADSLNGGLTTETEGKGIETPQFHITIDKPIRHITPCNVSFPLWLNPGDLYSNGRRASDGALVSSARSSGRSPATFSALSEEIRMNESAAGVKEADRYNSGVSSLNGRRFSDGCFSSVPNYNGYKKVSVVLPQPRRAISEESYRAENSTNDNLECADSSKNEEDNHWKELVAKAKGFKSIKGLAANKERGMEAKDLNGNIIRSSDIEDVCSDVSSEASFSSNSSYHSLSENDSTECYSLTVKPISSELANFKCEDDTNVKSNPARANRQVSTQPSFGSSSKETHLRRYSLATSCPGSSQDPKKTAKLSGYSTQSALEQARQLLGKLQSEGKNKNKKERLEELSTALKWILEELNRIETPDRELVSLFISLRAKIVNLKADLKAEEFYATPVDPSEETENLPRMQHLAINDCMTNARSRRFSWC, from the coding sequence ATGTTGAGCGAACCGGTGACTACAAAACACGCAACTCACATTGAGTCTCTGTGGAATAGAAGTACATCAAATGACCAAATGATGTACAACACGTGGAGTTTCCACGGTGAACAACGAGATACAAGCAGCTGGGATCATGAAGCGGTCAAGAAAAGGATTTCACGAACACCTCGCGAGGTTCAAGCCAGCATTCCGACCGCAACAGAAGTTACCAATCAAGATCTATTTAATGGCAACAATTCTGCAGATTCGTTAAATGGTGGTTTAACCACGGAAACAGAGGGGAAAGGTATTGAAACACCCCAATTTCACATTACAATCGATAAACCGATACGCCACATTACTCCTTGTAACGTTTCATTTCCTCTTTGGTTGAATCCTGGGGATTTGTATAGCAATGGACGCCGTGCGTCGGACGGCGCACTCGTGTCTTCCGCGCGGTCTTCTGGGAGAAGCCCTGCGACTTTTAGCGCTTTATCGGAGGAGATCAGAATGAACGAAAGCGCTGCGGGTGTAAAGGAGGCGGACCGTTACAACAGTGGGGTATCATCGCTTAATGGCCGCCGATTTTCCGATGGTTGCTTTAGCAGTGTTCCTAATTACAATGGTTACAAAAAGGTCAGCGTTGTTTTACCGCAGCCTCGAAGAGCCATCAGCGAGGAAAGTTACCGCGCTGAAAACTCTACAAACGACAATTTGGAATGTGCTGATAGCAGCAAAAATGAAGAAGATAATCACTGGAAGGAATTAGTCGCAAAAGCGAAAGGATTCAAGTCTATCAAAGGGCTGGCCGCAAATAAAGAGAGAGGGATGGAAGCCAAGGACTTGAATGGCAACATTATTCGGTCCTCAGATATAGAAGATGTCTGTAGTGATGTAAGCAGTGAAGCTTCTTTCTCATCAAACAGCTCTTATCACTCATTATCCGAGAACGACAGCACTGAATGCTACTCGCTAACAGTTAAGCCGATATCCAGCGAATTAGCAAATTTCAAGTGCGAAGACGACACAAATGTTAAATCAAACCCTGCTAGAGCCAACCGCCAAGTTTCAACACAGCCTTCTTTTGGCTCCAGTTCGAAGGAAACGCATCTTCGCAGATATTCATTGGCGACATCTTGTCCTGGAAGTTCGCAAGATCCGAAGAAAACGGCAAAACTCTCAGGCTACAGTACTCAAAGCGCTTTAGAACAGGCGAGACAATTACTTGGCAAGCTTCAGTCAGAGGGAAAGAACAAGAATAAGAAAGAGAGATTGGAAGAACTGAGCACAGCGCTAAAGTGGATCTTAGAGGAACTTAATCGCATTGAAACCCCGGACAGAGAACTTGTCAGTTTGTTTATAAGCTTGCGTGCAAAGATTGTCAACTTGAAAGCTGATTTGAAGGCGGAAGAATTCTATGCGACCCCTGTTGACCCCTCTGAAGAAACTGAAAACCTTCCAAGAATGCAACATCTTGCGATCAACGACTGCATGACAAATGCTCGGTCCAGACGTTTCAGCTGgtgttaa